The following are from one region of the Apium graveolens cultivar Ventura unplaced genomic scaffold, ASM990537v1 ctg7199, whole genome shotgun sequence genome:
- the LOC141703929 gene encoding E3 ubiquitin-protein ligase SINA-like 2 — MESSSFDSSPSSTDEYYMNTPIQDDVSSADPSDPSVEETSGSAEAQIGGRESIGNGTLEGGGRTRGGLQSPGGGVQTRGEGGGRTGGGLVMRGVRAARRRRYDLTRSPFVFTSIEDGDLFDNSFIEGRRAQVRGRGRGRGRPRGSGRGRPRGSGRGRGRGRRHEEDEEAAAATMVVRSADTEGTISGNIATLENTNMLDCCICLEALNIPVYQCVKGHISCSICRNNHKNKCPTCCLPIDYIRNYGLEEVLEAVKITCPNSKYGCKEKVTYSMKREHMGSCAYEACYCPLPGCGFDGSNKDLYLHFSSKHPASATRFTFDSSFSVHVSGNTEYKFLQENNHTLFILNYSVQEIGGVANIICMGPSCLQNEYSYELEARNRDTSSNFITLLVPRLPKWKEDLPERAGLVVQNVFFGPSWDRKIQVCIRRKGEN, encoded by the exons ATGGAGAGCTCCTCATTCGACTCTTCACCTTCATCAACAgatgaatattatatgaatacACCTATTCAAGATGATGTTTCATCTGCTGATCCATCTGATCCATCTGTGGAAGAAACAAGCGGATCAGCAGAAGCTCAAATCGGAGGACGTGAGAGCATCGGAAATGGAACTCTAGAAGGAGGAGGCCGGACCCGAGGAGGATTACAATCTCCGGGAGGAGGAGTCCAGACCCGAGGAGAAGGAGGAGGCAGGACCGGAGGAGGATTGGTAATGCGAGGAGTTCGAGCCGCAAGACGGAGGCGTTACGATTTAACCAGAAGTCCCTTTGTATTCACATCTATTGAAGACGGCGATTTATTTGATAATTCATTTATAGAAGGAAGAAGAGCGCAAGTCCGAGGACGAGGGCGTGGACGAGGTCGACCGCGTGGCAGCGGACGAGGTCGACCTCGTGGTAGCGGGCGAGGTCGTGGGAGAGGAAGAAGGCACGAGGaagatgaagaagcagcagcagcaacaatgGTGGTTAGAAGTGCAGATACTGAGGGAACAATAAGTGGAAATATTGCAACCCTTGAAAACACTAATATGTTGGATTGCTGTATTTGTCTCGAAGCTCTTAACATCCCTGTCTACCAG TGCGTCAAGGGGCACATTTCCTGTTCTATATGTCGCAACAACCATAAAAACAAATGCCCTACTTGCTGTTTGCCGATTGATTATATTCGTAACTATGGATTGGAGGAGGTTCTTGAAGCAGTTAAAATCACTTGTCCGAATAGCAAGTATGGATGCAAAGAAAAAGTGACATACAGCATGAAACGTGAGCATATGGGATCTTGCGCCTATGAAGCTTGTTATTGTCCTCTTCCTGGCTGTGGTTTTGATGGTTCCAACAAGGATTTATATCTGCACTTTTCCAGCAAGCACCCAGCATCAGCCACACGCTTCACGTTTGACTCTTCTTTTTCTGTTCATGTAAGTGGAAATACGGAGTACAAATTCCTTCAAGAGAATAACCACACACTTTTCATCCTTAATTACAGTGTTCAGGAAATTGGAGGTGTTGCTAATATAATCTGTATGGGCCCGAGCTGTTTACAAAATGAGTATTCATATGAACTGGAAGCACGTAACCGAGACACCTCCTCCAATTTTATTACTTTATTGGTACCCAGACTGCCAAAATGGAAGGAGGACCTTCCTGAGAGAGCCGGTCTTGTGGTCCAAAATGTTTTCTTTGGTCCTTCATGGGATCGCAAAATTCAGGTTTGCATCCGTAGAAAAGGTGAAAATTGA